The nucleotide sequence GGTCCCTGTCCTGTACAAACTGGTGGAAGGACGCAGGGAGAAGAAGCAATTGCTGCGTGATCTGCAGGAGAAGCCAACTCCGGCACCCGGAAGCAACAGCCAGGGAAGCAATGGCCAGGGCGGCAGTGGTGCAGACGAGTTCCAGGACTGGACCACGGGCATGATCCCCCGGGTCAAGGGCCGCCGCGCGGCCCACAATCCCGGGGAGTAACTCCCCGACAATCACCCAAGCAGGGCCGGGAACAATTCCCGGCCCTGTCCTGTTACAGGCACTGATACATGCAAATGCATCTAGTTTGAGGTACACTGTTTACAGAGCCCGGGACCACGGGCAGGGAGAAAGGCACATCATGCAGATCGGCGTATTCAGCGTCAGCGACATCACGACTGACCCCACAACGGGCCGCACGCCCACCGAAAACGAGCGCATCAAGGCGTCCGTTGCCATCGCCAAGAAGGTCGAAGAAATCGGCATGGATGTCTACGCCCTGGGCGAGCACCACAACCGCCCGTTCTTCTCCTCCTCCCCCACCACCACGTTGGCTTACATCGCTGCCCAGACAGAGCGCATCACGCTGTCCACTGCGACCACACTGATCACCACCAACGACCCCGTGAAGATCGCAGAAGACTTCGCCATGCTGCAGCACCTCTCCGATGGTCGCGTGGACCTCGTGCTCGGTCGCGGCAATACGGCGCCCGTGTACCCCTGGTTCGGCAAGAACATCCAGGACGGCATCGAACTCGCGATCGAGAACTACAGCCTGCTCCGCAAGCTCTGGGATGAGGACACTGTCAACTGGTCCGGCAAGTTCCGTACCCCGCTGCAGAACTTCACTTCGACGCCGCGGCCGCTCGACGACGTCGCTCCCTTCGTCTGGCACGGCTCCATCCGCACTCCCCAGATCGCGGAGGTTGCTGCTTACTACGGCGATGGCTTCTTCGCCAACAACATCTTCTGGCCGAAGGAGCACTACCAGCAGTTGATCGGCCTGTACCGTGAGCGCTACGAGCACTACGGCCACGGCAAGGCAGACCAGGCGATCGTTGGCCTCGGCGGCCAGTTCTTCATGAGGAAGAACTCCCAGGACGCCGTCAAGGAATTCCGTCCGTACTTCGACAACGCCCCGGTTTACGGACACGGCCCGTCGCTGGAGGACTTCACGTCGCAAACGCCCCTGACCGTCGGCAGCCCGCAGGAAGTCATCGAGAAGACCCTGACCTTCCGTGAAGCGTTCGGCGACTACCAGCGCCAGTTGTTCCTGATCGACCACGCCGGTCTTCCCCTGAAGACCGTCTTGGAGCAACTGGACCTCTTTGGCGAGGAAGTCCTGCCGGTCCTGCGCAAGGAGTACGCCGCCATGAAGCCCGCACACGTGCCGGATGCGCCCACCCACGCCTCCCGCGTGGCAGCCGCCCTGGAAGCCAAGGTCACCGAATCGGCTACCGCCGGTGCAGCGCGCCAGGACGCCTGATGCCCGCCCCTTCGGGGTCCTCTGCCGTCCGCCTCGCCGCCGAAACCTGGGAGTCCTTGTTCCGCTCCCAGGTGGCGGTGATGCGGAAGCTGCAGTCCGGACCGGCCTTCAAGACCCTGCCCGTGAAGGAATACGACGTCCTGTTCACGCTCTCGCGCTGCCCGTCAGGCCAACTGCGCCTGAACGAGATCAACGACAAAGTGCTGCTGAGCCAGTCCAGCTTGAGCCGCTTGGTGGACCGCTTGGAGAAGCGCGGACTCGTGGAGCGGACCACCGCCCCCGACGACGGCCGCGGGGTCCTGCTGGCCCTCACCGAGGCGGGACGGGAACTTCAAAAAACCATCGGGCGCGAACACGTGCGCGACATCGCAACCCTGGTGGCGCCCGCTCTCACGGCCGATGAACAGCGCGAACTCTTGCGGTTGACCGAGAAGCTCCGAGCCTCAGTGGCCGGACACTAGCGCAGGCTGACGAGCTCCCGGTGGTTCTCCACCGGGAGCTCTCCGTTGATGGAAGCGCTGACCTTCAGGGTCTTCAGCGAGAGACTTCCACCCACCGTGGAAAGAAATGCAGTGTCCGAGGAGTCACGCCCGGCGGTGATGCGGAGCATGGATTCACGCGGCGCCAGGCCAGTGGGATCAATGATCCGCCAGGACCCGTCAACATAGGCTTCGGCCACCGCATGGAAATCCATGGGGCTCAGGCCGGGGGCGTAGACGGCAGCAAGGCGCGCAGGCACATCCTTGGAGCGCAACAAGGCAATGGCGAGGTGGGCAAAGTCCCTGCACACACCCTTGCGGTGCAGCAGGGTTTCCACGGCTCCATCCGTCCCCCGCGACGAGCCACTGACGTAGCGGAGCTCTCCGTGGACCCAGTCACGAACTGCGTGGAGCAGTTCGGCACCCTGCAGGCCGCCGAACTCGGCATAGGAGGTGGGCAGCAGCCTGTCCGACTCCGCGTAACGGCTTGGCCTGACATACCGGATGAGCTCCATGGGAGTGGACGTATCGGGAACGGCATAGCCGTGGACACTTGCCCGGTAGTCCACCGTTACTTCGCTGGGCTCGGCGAACTCAAGATAGTGGAACCGTCCACCATGGTGGTCGCTGAGTTCGGCTACAGGAAGTTCCTCGCCCGCAACAGTGACCGATAGGTTCTCGGTCACCAGGTCATAGCCTGGGTTGTTGGCCACGGCAATGGCCATGGCCACTTTGGTGTTGGCCGCGGTCTTGAAAACGAGCGTGGCAGCAACGTTGCGTTCCATTGATCTCCGGACTGGGTTGCGGCGCGCGGCCCCCAACGCCGCCGAGTGTGTGGATCAGCCAACCCCAGGACTACGGATTGACCTTCAGAGACAGTAGCATCCGCTGGACGTTGGCGAATTCAGAATCGTGGGCCACGTATTTAGCGGCCAGGTCCAGCGTATCGAAAGACTTCACGGGCGCCACTTTTTCCTCGGCAGCGAAGGCATGCAGGGCAAGGACATCCCCGAACGAGAAGTCGCCTTTTCCTGCCGGTCCCTGTACGCGGTTGACGAGCTCGCACGCCTGGCCGTCAACGCCGGCCACCATGTTGGTAATCCCATAGGAACCGAAGAACCTATACCCCTGGATGACGCGGAAGACCATCCGCGGATCAATGGTGTCCGGCCCGTCGGAGTGCGGTACGTCAACGGGCGTGCTGCTGATCACCACGTAGGGCTTCCCCTGCCCCGCAGGGCAGGCAGCCGGAGCGGACGGAGGCAACCCTGTTTGGAGGGTGGCTATGTATTTCCCTGCGCCATCTTTGACTTCCACCTTGACGGCGCCAGCCAACGAGCCGGCGGCAGGTTCTGCGGATTGCGTGATCCAGTCCTTCGGAAGCTCGAAACTGACGCTCTTGGCGGCATCCGTATAGGTTTTCCAGGACAGGGCCGTGGGCGCCGGATCCGGACCCGTGGTCGGTGACCCGGAAGGAACGTCCGTTCCGCTCGAGCCGGCCGGAGATGTCGCTCGGCTGGCCTCAGTGGTGGGGGGCGTCGTCGAGCCTTCAGGCGCCCCGGTCCCCGATTCGGAACTGTTCGGCCGCGAAGTCGCTGTAGCGGTGACCTGTGGGCCCTTGTTTTCGGATGAGCATGCCGCTGTGCCCACCACCATGGAACCCGCAAGCGCCACGGCGGCTAGTTTGAGCGGAATGCCGCCCGGATTCCTCGTGCCAGTCATGAGGACAGCCTAGCGGCGGGGGTGCCGCGACACGCACAGGTCTAGGCTGAGGGTATGGCCCCTACTCAGCACGACGAATCCGAGGACACTATCCCCACGATGTCCGCAGTAGACATAGCTGACTGGCGTCTGAAGACCTTCGCCCTCTATGACAAGGTCCGGCAACTCGCAGCGACCAATCCCTTCGATGCACACGTGTACTGGCGCCAGGAGCGGGACCTGATGTTTGCCACGCATCCTGCCTCTGCCCTCACGCCGGAGATGAAGGCATCGTTTTCCGGATTGCAGACCGCCGGGTACGACCCCGCCTACCGGTTCCATGCCGTGCTCCAGCCGGAAGGCCAGGGACAGGAAATGAATGTCCAGACCGGGACTGACGGAGTGGTGCCATTCACCCGGATCGGCACGTTTGAACTGCCCGGACTTGGCTCCTTGGCTGTTTGGCAGCTCCGGAGCTACGGCGGCGGGATCTTCGTCCCGTTCCGTGATGCGACCGCCGGCAAACAGGGTGGCAGCTACGGTGCCGGCAGGTACCTTCTGGACACCATCAAAGGTTCATTCCACGGGACGAGGGGAACGGGCGCCGGGCAGGAGTTCACCCTCGATTTCAACTTCGCCTACAACCCCTCATGCGCCTACAACGAGGCCTGGGCGTGCCCGCTCGCAGGCCCGGCCAACAGGTTGGCTGCGGAGGTGCCGGTCGGCGAACTGTACGCAGGCTAGCCGAACAACCCACCTGGTCCAAAGGCTGCGAGCGCCGCAATGGCGGCGACTATGGTCAGCGGTGCCACCAGCAGGCCCATCACCGCGTAGCCCTGCCATTTCACGTGTACGTTCATCCGCATCAGCCTGTCGTGCCACAGCAGTGTTGCCAAGGACGCCCAGGGGGCAATCAACGGACCTGCGTTGACGCCCACCAGCAACGCCGCCATCCTTTCCGGGGTTCCTGCCAGCGGTTCGGCCAGAAGGTAGGCCGGCAGGTTGTTGACGACGTTTGAGCCGAGGGCACCGGTCATGGCGAGCCGTAGGAGTTCGATGAAGCCACTGCCCTGGCCCGCCACTTCACCGAGTATTGCTGATGCGCCCAGGTACTGGGTGGCCTCGACAACCAGGAACAGGCCACAGGTGAACAGGAGCAGCGACCAGGGAATCAGCGTGATCTTCAGGACCGCGGGTCGCCGAAGAACGAACAGGACTGCCAGGACCGCCGCTGCGAGGGATGCCGGAATCCAGATGGCAGCTCCTGACACCAGCGCCGGCAGCAGCAGCACCAGAACCACCGCGCTGCCCACCAGCAGAAGGCGGTCGGGGGCCTTGGCCGTGGAAGCGACCGTCGGGCGGGATTCATCCAGGCCATAGCTCTTGCGCAGTTCGCGCCGGAAAACGAGGGCGATGAAGGCCAGTGGCACCAGGATGGCGGCAAGCGAGGGCGCCCACATGAGCTGGGCGAATTGGGCCGGGGTGATCCCACCCAGGTTGTGCTGCGCCAGGAGGTTGGTGAGGTTCGAGATGGGCAGCAGCAGGCTGGCTGTGTTGGCCAGCCACACAGTTGTCAGCGCGAAAGGCAGGACAGGCAGTCCTGCCTGCCGGGCCACGGTGACCACGACGGGAGTGAGGAGGACCGCCGTCGTATCCAGGGACAGGAAGATTGTGCTCAAGGTGGCGAACAGCGCCAGCAGCAACCACAGCAGGACGCTGCGTCCCCTCCCCCATCTGCGCAAATGCCGGGCGACCCATTGGAAGGTGCCGGCTTCACTGACGAGTTCGGTTACCACGGTCATGGCGACGACAAATGCCAGGATCGGAGCTACCCGGTCCACGAGGACCGCTACCTCGTGCCACGGCAGGACCCCCGTGGCCACGGTTACCCCGCCCGCTACAAGCAGAATCAACCCGATAATCGCCAGACGCATGAGAGGGATTCTAAGCCCCGCGCCTGTGGGGTTCCCTCCACGGCACGGCAGATTACGACGGCGTCGGGCGCCTCAAGTGCGGCATCACCGACGGAGGACGTAGGATGTCATCATGACTTCAGCCCCCGCGCGTCGAATCGCCCGCGTCCGCCCCCTCGATCCGGCTTCACCGGACGAGCACTTCTTTGTAGCAAACGACGCCCCGGATTTCGCGTCCGCGGAGGGGAAAATATGGTCCGTCATCGACTCCCCGTTTCCGTCATCCCGGGCCAATGCGCCCAGCCCTTCGCGCGGGGGCTGGGAAAAGGGTTCGGAAGTCACTGAAGACGCCTTCACGTTCCTTGCGCCGTCCGTGCCGGTCAACGTCTTCGGCATGGCCCACAACACCGGACAACCCGGCCGCGACCTGCCTCCCCAGGCCTTCCACAAGGCGGCCTCGAGCGTGATTGGCCCGGGCGAAGCCATCCAGCTCAGCACGTCCGTCGGCCATGTGGATCCCGAAGCGGAGCTAACGATCGTGGTTGGCCGTGCGGCGCGGAACCTGACCCTGGAAACCGCCCGGTCCGCAGTCCTGGGCTTCACCATCGGCAACGATGTTTCAGCCCGGGACCTGCAAAAGAGCGATGAACTGTGGATCAGCGCCAAGAGCCAAGACACTTTCACCCCGGCCGGCCCGTGGATAGTGACCACCGTGGACTACCCCCGGCTGGGCATCGGGATCATTCACAACGGAACCGCCTTGAAGCCGGCCAGCACCGCCGATCTTGGCTGGAACGTCGAGGAGATCCTCGTCTACCTCACCTCGTTCATGACTCTCCAGCCCGGCGATCTGGTCCTCACCGGCTTCCCGGCCGAAAGCGCGCGCATCCACCCCGGCGACACCGTGGTGTGCAGCATCGAAGGAATCGGCGAGCTCAGCAACCCCGTGACCGGCGCCTCCTGGGAGGAACTGCCGGCATAGTGTGTCAGGCTTAACCCCATGGAGACAGCTGCGGACGCCACAGGGCTACTGCCGTCTCCTCCTCACAAACCACCCCGGAAAAGGCATCGCGGCGTACTGAGATACCCCGTCGTGAGGCAGCTGCTGCGCTTCACCGGCGTCGGGATTATCTGTACGGGAAGCTCGCTGGCCATCTACGCGTTGCTGCGTCCACTCATCGACCCGCAACTGGCCAATGCCGTGGCGTTGATCCTGACCTCACTCATGAACACGGCGCTTAACCGCCGCCTGACGTTCAAGATCACTGGCAGTAAAAAGCGTGCGCGGGACCACCTAAGCGGCGTGCTCGTGATAGGCATCGCGTTGCTGATCACAGGTGGCAGCTTGGGTGTCCTGCATCTTTTCAAGCCGGAAGCCAGCGTCGCCGAGGAACTCTGGACCACTACCTTGTCCGGGTTCGTGGCCACCGCCGTCCGTTTCACCTTGCTGCGTCACTGGATTTTCCGGCGGGCGCGGCACGTCTAACACGGCACGTCCAACACGGCGCGTCCGGCACCGAGCACCCGGCGCCGAGCACCGGGCGCAGCGCACGGCGTCAGCCGGCTTGCGGGGCCGCGAGGTTCCTGACACGCGCGACGGCGGTTTCCACCGCCCCGGCGGCCCTCTCCAGTTCTTTGTCGGTGATGGTGGAAGTGAAGCTGAAGCGAACCGCCGTCTGGGCGGTTTCCGGAGCGATGCCCAACGCCACCAAAACCGGCGACGGCGCATCTGATCCAGCAGCACACGCCGAACCGCTGGAGCACACGACTCCCAGGCGTTCGAGTTCCAGCAGGACCGATTCGCCGCTGGTTCCCGGGAAGCAGAAGGACGCGACCGACGGCAAGCGCCGGCTCCGATGTCCTGTCAGCATGGCGTCAGGAACGGTGTCCAAAACCCGCTGAATGAAGGTCTCACGCAAGAGCGCAACGCGGTCCGCCTGTTCCCGCTGTTCGGCATGGGAGAGCGCCAGGGCCGTGGACAAAGCGACGGCTCCGGCCACGTTTTCCGTTCCCGAACGTTTGCCCCGCTCCTGCCCGCCTCCGTGCATGAGGGGTTCCAGGCGCAGCCGGCCTTTGACGAACAAGGCTCCGGAACCCTTCGGCGCCCCCAATTTATGCGCTGAAATGCTCATGGCATCAACGCCGAGCTCCTTCACATCCAGCGGACACCACCCCGCAGCCTGTACGGCGTCCGTGTGGAAGGGAACACCGGCATCGTGGGCAACCTCTGCCAGGTCGGCGATAGGTTGCACGGTTCCGATTTCATTGTTCGCGTACATGATGCTCACCAGGGCGGTCCCCGGCTGAAGGACGCTGCGCAGCGCGTCCACAGTGACAACACCGTCGCTGTCTACCGGCACGACATCCACCACAAAACCGTGGACCCGTTCCAGGTAGCGCGCCGATTCCTCCACCGCCGGATGTTCGACGGCGCTGATCACCACCCGCTTCAATGCAGGGTCAGCCTCCCGCCGCGCCAATGCGATGCCTTTGACGGCAAGGTTGTCCGCTTCGGTGCCACCCGAGGTGAACGTGACCTCGCCGGGGCGGCAGTTGAACACTTTCGCGACGCCGGACCGTGCCGCCGCGAGCGCCGCCGCTGCCGATTCACCCAGCGTGTGGTGGCTTGAGGGATTGCCGAACTCGCCGCTGAGATAGGGCCACATGGCCTCCAGCACTTCGCGGCGGACCGGCGTGGTGGCAGCGGCGTCGAGGAAGATCATGACCGGAGCCGGCTTTCAGTTCCGGCCCGTGGTGAGTTCGATGTCGAGGCCAAGGTCCAGGGCGTTCACGCTGTGGGTCAGGCCGCCGATGGAGATGACATCCACTCCTGCTGCGGCGATGCCGGTGACGGTGTCCAGGTTTACGTTGCCGCTGGCTTCCACGATGGCCCGGCCATCAACCTGCTTGACGCCGGCACGCAGCTCCTCCAGGGAGAAGTTGTCCAGCATGATGGTGTCCACGCCCGCTGCCAGCACTGGTTCGATCTGCTCTGCGCTGTCCACTTCGACTTCGAAGTGGGTGGTGTGGCCAAGCTGGGCTTTGGCAGCGATCAGCAGCTCAGTCAGTTTGCCGGCGTCGCCGCCGGTCATGACGGCGAGGTGGTTGTCCTTGGCGAGCACGGCGTCGGAGAGGCTGTAACGGTGGTTCGCTCCCCCGCCGCAGCGGACGGCGTAGCGCTCCAGCACCCGCAGCCCGGGGGTGGTCTTGCGGGTATCGGTGATCCGGGCCCGCGTCCCTTCCACCAGCCGGACGAACTCTGCGGTTTTGGTGGCGATCGCGCTCATGCGCTGCACCAGGTTCAGGCCCACCCGCTCGGCCAGCAGGATCGAGCGCGCACTGCCGCTGACGCGTGCAAGGTGGGTTCCGGCGTCGAAAGCTTCACCATCGGCGAGGAGCAACTCCACTTCGGTGGCCGGATCAACTGTCTTCATGGCGTCGCGGAACACGGTTCCGCCGCTGAACACGCCGGGGACCCTGGCGTTGAGGACCGCCACGGCCTGCGCCTCAGCCGGAATGAGCAGCTGGGACGTGATGTCCCCGCTGGGCGCATCCTCCGCGAAGGCCCGTTCCAAAATATCCCGCACGGGGGCTGCGGGGAGGGTCAGGTTAGTCATGGACGAGGCTCACTTTCCGGCTCATGGTGTAACGCTTGTCAAAATCGTCGACGGCGGCTGGTGCCTTCACGCTGTCGCTGCGGTAATGCGCCCCCACTGACTCCCGCCGTTCCCGGGCAGCCCTCACGAGCAACTGGGCGGCCAGCAGAAGGTTGGCGTCCTCGTGTACGCGGACATCCAGGGACTCCGGAACGCTCAAGGGACCGGCAGCCTCTTCCCATTCCCCCAAGACCTCTGCGGCCTCAGCCAACAACTCCCCGCTCCGGAGCACGCCAGCCTTGGCGGTCATCAGCCGCCGAAGGGCCTGCCGCGAGAACCCGCTGGCTCCCGCTGGCGCGGCGGTTTCGCTGAAGGTTCCGCTGCGATTGTCGCCTGCCGGGGTCCCGGCAGCGTGCATAAAAGCGAGGCCGCCCGCGGCCGAGTCGGCACGCAGAGGGGCTCCGTCAGACGACTCACCGTTCGACCCAAGGAACCCTTCAACAGCCCTGCGCCCGAACACCAGTCCTTCAAGCAGGGAGTTACTGGCCAGCCGGTTTGCCCCCTGCACACCGGTGCACGCGACTTCACCGGCAGCCAGCAGCCCGGGAACCGAAGTCCGGCCGTGGAGGTCCGTTACCACCCCACCCATCCAGTAGTGCGCCGCCGGTGCCACGGGAACCAGGTCCTTGGTCCAGTCGAGGCCGGCCTGGCGGGTGTGCCGACTCAGGGTTGGGAAGCGCTTTTCCAGGAACCCTGCACCGCGCGACTCTTCAATGACGGTGGCGTCGAGGAACACGTGCCCGTTGGGGTCGCCCAACGTGTCAAGGTGCAGGGCGATGCTGCGCGAGACCACATCGCGCGGCGCCAGCTCCGCGTCCGAATGGTAGTCCGGCATGAAGGGATAGCCGTTGGCGTCAAGAAGAATGGCGCCTTCGCCGCGGACTGCCTCGGAAATCAGCAGGGGGTGTGCATCGCCGTCTGCTTCTTGGGGGGCTCCACCGGGCACCATGCAGGTGGGGTGGAACTGGAAGAACTCGAGGTCAGCCAGTGCAGCTCCTGCCCGCCACGCGAGTGCCAGGCCGTCGGCTGTGGCCACGGAGGGGTTGGTGGTTTGGGCGAACAGCTGCCCGGCGCCTCCCGTGGCAAGAAGAACGGCGTCGCCACGGAGGCTCTGCCCACGTCCCTCGTGGAGGAAGTTGACGCCTGCCACCTGGCCTGCTTGGTGGATCAGGTCCGTGACCTGGGCATGCCCGATCACCTGGATCCTGCCCTGCGCCTGGAAGTCCAGGACGGTCCTGATCAGGGCCGAGGCTACTCCTGCACCGGTGGCGTCGCCGCCCGCGTGGAGGATCCGTGGCGCCGAATGCGCTGCCTCGAGTCCAAGTGCAGGGTCGCCGTCGTCGTCAAGATCGAACCGCACACCGAACCGCCCGAGCCCTGCGATGTCCCGCCGCGCTTCGGTGCAAAGCACCCGAACGGCTTCTTCGTTGCAATGACCGGCGCCGGCCCGCAAGGTGTCGGCGATGTGGGCAGCTACGGTGTCACCGGGAGCGGGTTCATCCAGCACGGCGGAGATCCCTCCCTGCGCATAGTAGGTGTTGCTGTCCGCGAGCGCGCCTTTGGTCAGCAGCACCACTTCCGCACCGGCCTCTGCGGCAAGCAAGGCAGAGTACAGGCCGGCGATGCCGCTTCCGACGACGATCAACCGCCCATGTGCGGTCTTTCCAGCCAGGCTCTCTGTAGTCATGTGGGGCTCGATTCGGCTAGGTCTGATGTGCCGGGTCGGCTATGCGGGCTTCGCGGCCAGCATGCGTTCCAGGGCAATCTTCGCGTTGTCCTGTACGGCGTCGTCCACAGTGATGCGGTTGACGATGCGGCCCTCGACAAGTTCCTCAAGCACCCAGGCCAGGTAGCCGGGGTGGATGCGGTACATGGTGGAGCACGGGCAGATCACGGGGTCCAGGCAGAAGATGGTGTGCTGCGGGTTTTCCGCAGCCAAGCGGTTCACCATGTTGATCTCTGTACCGATGGCGAACGTGGTGGGTTCGGTGGCGGCGGCAATCGCCTTCTTGATGAAGTCGGTGGAACCGGCAGAATCGGCGGCGTCAACAACTTCCATGGGGCATTCGGGGTGCACGATGACGTTGACGCCCGGGAAGTCCTGGCGGGCTTTTTCGATCTGGCCCACGTTGAAGCGCTTGTGCACCGAGCAGAAGCCATGCCAGAGAATCACCCGGGAGTCCAGGAGCGTCTGCTCGTCATTGCCGCCCAGTTCCTTGCGTGGATTCCACATCGGCATCTGTTCCAGCGGGACGCTCAGTGCCTTGGCGGTGTTACGGCCCAGGTGCTGATCCGGGAAGAACAGGACGCGCTGGCCACGCTCGAAGGCCCATTCCAGGACCACCTTGGCATTGGAGGAGGTGCAGACGATGCCGCCGTTGCGACCACAGAAGGCCTTCAGCGCTGCTGAGGAGTTCATGTAG is from Paenarthrobacter nicotinovorans and encodes:
- a CDS encoding MarR family winged helix-turn-helix transcriptional regulator, producing the protein MPAPSGSSAVRLAAETWESLFRSQVAVMRKLQSGPAFKTLPVKEYDVLFTLSRCPSGQLRLNEINDKVLLSQSSLSRLVDRLEKRGLVERTTAPDDGRGVLLALTEAGRELQKTIGREHVRDIATLVAPALTADEQRELLRLTEKLRASVAGH
- the nadA gene encoding quinolinate synthase NadA is translated as MSSVNTAVQLITREEAEKGLSRAGSTCSPALARGPWEYDLAEALSGEPAYGPGASSSDVAPKATPRQGQLPEEYKKATDAELDARIRAAKATLGDRAVILGHFYQRDEVIQYADFVGDSFQLANAALTKPDAEAIIFCGVHFMAETADILSTPEQAVILPNLAAGCSMADMADEDSVEECWEQLEEIFGTGVDEQGRVPVIPVTYMNSSAALKAFCGRNGGIVCTSSNAKVVLEWAFERGQRVLFFPDQHLGRNTAKALSVPLEQMPMWNPRKELGGNDEQTLLDSRVILWHGFCSVHKRFNVGQIEKARQDFPGVNVIVHPECPMEVVDAADSAGSTDFIKKAIAAATEPTTFAIGTEINMVNRLAAENPQHTIFCLDPVICPCSTMYRIHPGYLAWVLEELVEGRIVNRITVDDAVQDNAKIALERMLAAKPA
- a CDS encoding transglutaminase-like domain-containing protein codes for the protein MERNVAATLVFKTAANTKVAMAIAVANNPGYDLVTENLSVTVAGEELPVAELSDHHGGRFHYLEFAEPSEVTVDYRASVHGYAVPDTSTPMELIRYVRPSRYAESDRLLPTSYAEFGGLQGAELLHAVRDWVHGELRYVSGSSRGTDGAVETLLHRKGVCRDFAHLAIALLRSKDVPARLAAVYAPGLSPMDFHAVAEAYVDGSWRIIDPTGLAPRESMLRITAGRDSSDTAFLSTVGGSLSLKTLKVSASINGELPVENHRELVSLR
- the nadC gene encoding carboxylating nicotinate-nucleotide diphosphorylase translates to MTNLTLPAAPVRDILERAFAEDAPSGDITSQLLIPAEAQAVAVLNARVPGVFSGGTVFRDAMKTVDPATEVELLLADGEAFDAGTHLARVSGSARSILLAERVGLNLVQRMSAIATKTAEFVRLVEGTRARITDTRKTTPGLRVLERYAVRCGGGANHRYSLSDAVLAKDNHLAVMTGGDAGKLTELLIAAKAQLGHTTHFEVEVDSAEQIEPVLAAGVDTIMLDNFSLEELRAGVKQVDGRAIVEASGNVNLDTVTGIAAAGVDVISIGGLTHSVNALDLGLDIELTTGRN
- a CDS encoding fumarylacetoacetate hydrolase family protein, with the protein product MTSAPARRIARVRPLDPASPDEHFFVANDAPDFASAEGKIWSVIDSPFPSSRANAPSPSRGGWEKGSEVTEDAFTFLAPSVPVNVFGMAHNTGQPGRDLPPQAFHKAASSVIGPGEAIQLSTSVGHVDPEAELTIVVGRAARNLTLETARSAVLGFTIGNDVSARDLQKSDELWISAKSQDTFTPAGPWIVTTVDYPRLGIGIIHNGTALKPASTADLGWNVEEILVYLTSFMTLQPGDLVLTGFPAESARIHPGDTVVCSIEGIGELSNPVTGASWEELPA
- a CDS encoding GtrA family protein encodes the protein METAADATGLLPSPPHKPPRKRHRGVLRYPVVRQLLRFTGVGIICTGSSLAIYALLRPLIDPQLANAVALILTSLMNTALNRRLTFKITGSKKRARDHLSGVLVIGIALLITGGSLGVLHLFKPEASVAEELWTTTLSGFVATAVRFTLLRHWIFRRARHV
- a CDS encoding SLC13 family permease, with the translated sequence MRLAIIGLILLVAGGVTVATGVLPWHEVAVLVDRVAPILAFVVAMTVVTELVSEAGTFQWVARHLRRWGRGRSVLLWLLLALFATLSTIFLSLDTTAVLLTPVVVTVARQAGLPVLPFALTTVWLANTASLLLPISNLTNLLAQHNLGGITPAQFAQLMWAPSLAAILVPLAFIALVFRRELRKSYGLDESRPTVASTAKAPDRLLLVGSAVVLVLLLPALVSGAAIWIPASLAAAVLAVLFVLRRPAVLKITLIPWSLLLFTCGLFLVVEATQYLGASAILGEVAGQGSGFIELLRLAMTGALGSNVVNNLPAYLLAEPLAGTPERMAALLVGVNAGPLIAPWASLATLLWHDRLMRMNVHVKWQGYAVMGLLVAPLTIVAAIAALAAFGPGGLFG
- a CDS encoding DUF1684 domain-containing protein, translating into MAPTQHDESEDTIPTMSAVDIADWRLKTFALYDKVRQLAATNPFDAHVYWRQERDLMFATHPASALTPEMKASFSGLQTAGYDPAYRFHAVLQPEGQGQEMNVQTGTDGVVPFTRIGTFELPGLGSLAVWQLRSYGGGIFVPFRDATAGKQGGSYGAGRYLLDTIKGSFHGTRGTGAGQEFTLDFNFAYNPSCAYNEAWACPLAGPANRLAAEVPVGELYAG
- a CDS encoding L-aspartate oxidase — translated: MTTESLAGKTAHGRLIVVGSGIAGLYSALLAAEAGAEVVLLTKGALADSNTYYAQGGISAVLDEPAPGDTVAAHIADTLRAGAGHCNEEAVRVLCTEARRDIAGLGRFGVRFDLDDDGDPALGLEAAHSAPRILHAGGDATGAGVASALIRTVLDFQAQGRIQVIGHAQVTDLIHQAGQVAGVNFLHEGRGQSLRGDAVLLATGGAGQLFAQTTNPSVATADGLALAWRAGAALADLEFFQFHPTCMVPGGAPQEADGDAHPLLISEAVRGEGAILLDANGYPFMPDYHSDAELAPRDVVSRSIALHLDTLGDPNGHVFLDATVIEESRGAGFLEKRFPTLSRHTRQAGLDWTKDLVPVAPAAHYWMGGVVTDLHGRTSVPGLLAAGEVACTGVQGANRLASNSLLEGLVFGRRAVEGFLGSNGESSDGAPLRADSAAGGLAFMHAAGTPAGDNRSGTFSETAAPAGASGFSRQALRRLMTAKAGVLRSGELLAEAAEVLGEWEEAAGPLSVPESLDVRVHEDANLLLAAQLLVRAARERRESVGAHYRSDSVKAPAAVDDFDKRYTMSRKVSLVHD
- a CDS encoding cysteine desulfurase family protein: MIFLDAAATTPVRREVLEAMWPYLSGEFGNPSSHHTLGESAAAALAAARSGVAKVFNCRPGEVTFTSGGTEADNLAVKGIALARREADPALKRVVISAVEHPAVEESARYLERVHGFVVDVVPVDSDGVVTVDALRSVLQPGTALVSIMYANNEIGTVQPIADLAEVAHDAGVPFHTDAVQAAGWCPLDVKELGVDAMSISAHKLGAPKGSGALFVKGRLRLEPLMHGGGQERGKRSGTENVAGAVALSTALALSHAEQREQADRVALLRETFIQRVLDTVPDAMLTGHRSRRLPSVASFCFPGTSGESVLLELERLGVVCSSGSACAAGSDAPSPVLVALGIAPETAQTAVRFSFTSTITDKELERAAGAVETAVARVRNLAAPQAG
- a CDS encoding LLM class flavin-dependent oxidoreductase, whose amino-acid sequence is MQIGVFSVSDITTDPTTGRTPTENERIKASVAIAKKVEEIGMDVYALGEHHNRPFFSSSPTTTLAYIAAQTERITLSTATTLITTNDPVKIAEDFAMLQHLSDGRVDLVLGRGNTAPVYPWFGKNIQDGIELAIENYSLLRKLWDEDTVNWSGKFRTPLQNFTSTPRPLDDVAPFVWHGSIRTPQIAEVAAYYGDGFFANNIFWPKEHYQQLIGLYRERYEHYGHGKADQAIVGLGGQFFMRKNSQDAVKEFRPYFDNAPVYGHGPSLEDFTSQTPLTVGSPQEVIEKTLTFREAFGDYQRQLFLIDHAGLPLKTVLEQLDLFGEEVLPVLRKEYAAMKPAHVPDAPTHASRVAAALEAKVTESATAGAARQDA